Proteins encoded in a region of the Isosphaeraceae bacterium EP7 genome:
- a CDS encoding DUF1501 domain-containing protein yields the protein MLRFLGPSSRLCDGLTRREILRVGGLGLLGSGLNIADLARAGVAGGRASAGSTFGRARSCIALFLMGGVPQHSTWDPKPDAPEQIRGEFRPIATKVPGLSLSELMPRTAAVADKLCILRAMSTGDNAHSSSGYYMLTGQPHNPKNFENANPGAPNDAPVLGALVGRLAPPLGGLPSAVTLPHRIFNTDGSIWPGQDAGFLGRSSDPWLLNAVPTAEGYQIREINLPADLDPARLGRRKSLLDEVNAFSQGLGAKSMEGLTRQALDLLSSAQARRAFQLDDEPRESRDRYGASPFGQGVLLARRLVEAGVRLAQVNWYRAADEPQANPCWDSHENEAGRLKTVLMPPTDQAYSALLEDLDRRGLLDETLVVCMSEFGRTPNLDARGGRGHWGTVFSVSLAGGGVRGGQVYGASDKIGGDPRDGLVRPEDLAATIFHCLGYSPDTEYQDPLGRPHPISRGTVLHAIL from the coding sequence ATGCTTCGATTCCTCGGCCCTTCGTCCCGTCTTTGCGACGGCTTGACACGCCGCGAGATCCTCCGCGTAGGCGGGCTCGGCTTGCTGGGCTCGGGCCTGAACATCGCGGACCTGGCCCGCGCCGGGGTCGCCGGGGGGCGTGCGTCGGCCGGCTCGACGTTCGGGCGGGCCAGGTCGTGCATCGCGCTGTTCCTGATGGGCGGGGTGCCGCAGCACTCCACCTGGGACCCCAAGCCGGACGCCCCCGAGCAGATTCGCGGCGAGTTCCGGCCGATCGCCACGAAGGTTCCCGGCCTGAGCCTCTCGGAGCTGATGCCGCGGACCGCCGCGGTGGCCGACAAGCTCTGCATCCTGCGGGCGATGTCCACGGGCGACAACGCCCACTCGTCCAGCGGCTATTACATGCTGACCGGGCAGCCCCACAACCCGAAGAATTTCGAGAACGCCAACCCGGGGGCGCCCAACGATGCCCCGGTGCTGGGTGCGCTGGTCGGCCGGCTCGCCCCGCCCCTGGGCGGTTTGCCTTCCGCCGTGACGCTGCCGCACCGGATCTTCAATACCGACGGCAGCATCTGGCCCGGCCAGGATGCGGGGTTCCTGGGCCGGTCGAGCGACCCCTGGTTGTTGAACGCCGTGCCGACCGCCGAGGGCTACCAGATCCGGGAGATCAACCTGCCCGCGGACCTCGACCCGGCCCGGCTGGGGCGGCGCAAAAGTCTCCTCGACGAGGTCAACGCCTTCAGCCAGGGCCTCGGGGCGAAGTCGATGGAGGGGCTGACCCGGCAGGCGCTCGACCTCCTCTCGTCGGCCCAGGCGCGACGGGCATTCCAGCTCGATGACGAGCCGAGAGAGAGCCGCGACCGTTACGGGGCCAGCCCGTTCGGCCAGGGGGTGTTGCTGGCCCGCCGCCTGGTCGAGGCCGGGGTCCGGCTGGCGCAGGTCAACTGGTATCGGGCGGCCGACGAGCCGCAGGCCAATCCCTGCTGGGACAGCCACGAGAACGAGGCGGGCCGCCTCAAGACGGTGCTGATGCCGCCGACCGATCAGGCCTACTCGGCGCTGCTCGAAGACCTCGACCGGCGAGGCCTCCTGGACGAGACGCTGGTCGTCTGCATGTCCGAGTTCGGCCGGACGCCGAACCTCGATGCCAGGGGGGGCCGGGGCCACTGGGGGACCGTCTTCTCGGTGAGCCTCGCGGGCGGAGGGGTGCGCGGAGGCCAGGTGTACGGGGCTTCGGACAAGATCGGCGGCGACCCGCGCGACGGGCTGGTTCGGCCCGAAGATCTGGCGGCCACCATCTTCCACTGCCTCGGCTACAGCCCCGACACCGAGTACCAAGATCCCCTCGGCCGCCCCCACCCGATCAGCCGGGGCACGGTCCTCCACGCGATCCTCTGA
- a CDS encoding acyltransferase family protein — translation MSHENPSLGRRSDLDALRAGAMLLGIVLHGSLSFFPSFWVVTDRRQDPAFGIVFSAIHGFRMPLFFVMCGFFSAMLLHRRGRWALVKHRFHRVFLPLLLGMATVVPATIWISGVAMSSAPPKPAALKPAAKASNIWTAAQAGDLGAIEGYLASGVAVDETDPEQGGTPLLWAGASGRAEAIELLIKRGADVNASDREGGTALHAAAFLGHELTVDVLLRNGAKVNATNKRGNTPLDLAVLDEETTRFYASLLQLKANEDGLGRHKATIAESLRQRGAKVGRTTSVAELLMQIPIFHHLWFLWFLWWLVVGYAALSALGARLPSVHLPDWLVLSPARYLWLVPLTMIPHWSMGDGGASPIFGPDTSIGLLPIPHVLAYYAIFFGFGALYYGAEDRSGRVGLRWWLPLSIGLLVVFPLGMALMAGWAGPAGAELGPLQRRVLMVLLQAAFPWLMTFGLMGLFRRVCSVESPTMRYLSDSAYWLYLAHLPLIIGAQYVVRDWPIPAPVKFVLIVVAVTAFLLWTYQAMVRYTWLGRLLNGPRTRPAPAGAPVVVA, via the coding sequence ATGAGCCACGAAAACCCCTCCCTCGGCCGACGATCCGACCTGGACGCCCTGCGGGCGGGCGCCATGCTGCTGGGGATCGTCCTGCACGGGTCGCTCTCGTTCTTCCCGTCGTTCTGGGTCGTCACGGATCGTCGGCAGGATCCTGCTTTCGGGATCGTGTTCTCGGCCATCCATGGCTTCCGGATGCCGCTCTTCTTCGTCATGTGCGGTTTCTTCAGCGCCATGCTGCTCCACCGCCGAGGCCGTTGGGCGCTGGTCAAGCACCGGTTCCACAGGGTGTTCCTCCCGTTGTTGCTGGGGATGGCCACCGTCGTCCCGGCCACGATCTGGATCTCGGGCGTCGCGATGTCGTCCGCCCCCCCCAAGCCGGCCGCCCTGAAGCCGGCCGCCAAGGCGTCGAACATCTGGACGGCCGCCCAGGCAGGGGACCTCGGCGCCATCGAGGGGTACCTGGCGAGCGGTGTGGCGGTGGATGAGACGGATCCCGAACAGGGCGGGACGCCGCTGCTCTGGGCGGGGGCCTCCGGTCGGGCCGAGGCGATCGAACTGCTCATCAAGCGGGGCGCCGATGTGAACGCCTCCGACCGTGAAGGCGGGACGGCCCTGCACGCGGCGGCCTTTCTGGGTCACGAGCTTACCGTCGATGTGCTCCTCAGGAACGGCGCGAAGGTCAACGCGACGAATAAGCGCGGTAACACGCCTCTCGATCTCGCGGTCCTCGATGAGGAGACCACCCGGTTCTACGCGTCGCTCCTCCAACTCAAGGCGAACGAAGACGGGTTGGGACGGCACAAGGCCACGATCGCGGAGTCCCTGCGCCAGCGTGGCGCGAAGGTGGGGCGCACGACGAGCGTGGCGGAACTGCTGATGCAGATCCCCATCTTCCACCACCTCTGGTTCCTCTGGTTTCTCTGGTGGCTCGTCGTCGGCTATGCGGCCCTCTCCGCCCTCGGCGCGAGGCTGCCCTCGGTCCACCTGCCCGACTGGCTGGTCCTCTCGCCCGCCCGCTACCTCTGGCTGGTCCCACTGACGATGATTCCCCATTGGTCCATGGGAGACGGGGGCGCGTCCCCGATCTTCGGGCCCGATACCTCGATCGGCCTTCTGCCGATCCCGCACGTCCTGGCCTATTACGCGATCTTCTTCGGCTTCGGTGCCCTCTATTACGGGGCCGAAGACCGGTCCGGTCGCGTCGGCCTGCGATGGTGGCTGCCGCTCTCGATCGGGCTCCTCGTCGTCTTCCCGCTGGGGATGGCCCTCATGGCGGGCTGGGCCGGGCCCGCGGGCGCTGAACTCGGGCCGCTGCAGCGACGAGTCCTGATGGTTCTGTTGCAGGCGGCCTTCCCCTGGCTCATGACGTTCGGACTCATGGGATTGTTCCGGCGGGTCTGCTCGGTCGAGAGCCCGACGATGCGTTATCTGTCCGACTCGGCATACTGGCTCTATCTCGCCCACCTGCCGCTGATCATCGGGGCCCAGTACGTGGTCCGAGACTGGCCGATCCCGGCCCCGGTGAAGTTCGTGCTCATCGTCGTGGCGGTGACCGCGTTCCTGTTGTGGACCTATCAGGCCATGGTCCGCTACACCTGGCTGGGGCGGTTGCTGAACGGGCCGCGCACCAGGCCCGCGCCTGCCGGGGCGCCCGTCGTCGTCGCATGA
- a CDS encoding VOC family protein, whose protein sequence is MSEPIDPRVGIGHVHLKVADLDRALDFYRGVLGFGLTQRYGKSAAFLSAGGYHHHIALNTWESLGGTPPPPGTTGLYHLAIVYPTRVALADALRKLIAAGIPLEGASDHGVSEALYIRDPDGNGVELYWDRPREEWPRDHDGGLAMFSRHLDLDNLLSQGAATSQAP, encoded by the coding sequence ATGAGCGAGCCAATCGATCCACGCGTCGGGATCGGGCATGTCCACCTCAAGGTGGCCGACCTGGACCGCGCCCTCGACTTCTACCGCGGTGTGCTCGGCTTCGGGCTGACCCAGCGGTACGGCAAGAGCGCCGCGTTCCTCTCCGCGGGCGGCTACCACCATCACATCGCCCTGAACACATGGGAGAGCCTCGGCGGCACGCCCCCGCCGCCGGGCACCACCGGCCTCTATCACCTGGCCATCGTCTATCCGACCCGCGTCGCGCTCGCCGATGCCCTGCGAAAGCTCATCGCGGCAGGAATCCCCCTGGAAGGCGCGAGCGACCATGGGGTCAGCGAGGCCCTCTATATCCGCGACCCCGACGGCAACGGCGTGGAACTCTACTGGGACCGCCCCCGCGAGGAATGGCCGCGCGACCATGACGGCGGCCTGGCCATGTTCTCCCGGCACCTGGACCTCGACAACCTCCTGTCCCAGGGCGCGGCCACCTCGCAGGCCCCCTGA
- a CDS encoding SGNH/GDSL hydrolase family protein, with the protein MQFRSRCVLSLPALIGLVATPARAEDPQPRPAPISERLPDLHLLKGPWDGGTIHRESVLFIKGADGKPSARLLYDAERVLEVRSADGLRSFENETDYQLTPDGSGIVLPQGSKIASLAEGELFPPKGSPNSIGHRTGHPETSILFDNAHFFHDRQVEVSYVPRDAKWDAYRPSFAGERLGRTIDRLKAKQPVTIAVSGDSISEGYNASEFTKTLPFLPPYPTLVAAQLEATYGAKVTLRNFAVGGWSSGQGLNDVDKLLKSNPDLIVIAYGMNDVGGRNPKAFRANIEAMLKRIHATNAETEVILVATMTGNPDWMATPPSMFPEYREALASLEAPGVVLVDLTSIWSRLLARKHHLDLNGNGVNHPNDYGHRVYAQAILALLVDPALLAGKTSGKP; encoded by the coding sequence ATGCAATTCCGATCGCGCTGTGTCCTGTCCCTCCCGGCATTGATCGGCCTCGTGGCCACCCCCGCACGGGCCGAAGATCCGCAGCCGCGACCGGCGCCGATCTCCGAACGCCTGCCCGATCTCCACCTTCTCAAGGGGCCCTGGGACGGCGGCACCATCCACCGCGAGAGCGTGCTGTTCATCAAGGGGGCGGACGGCAAGCCGTCGGCCAGGCTCCTCTATGACGCCGAACGCGTGCTCGAAGTCCGTTCCGCCGATGGACTCCGCTCGTTCGAGAACGAGACCGACTATCAACTGACCCCCGACGGCTCGGGGATCGTGCTCCCCCAGGGTTCGAAAATCGCGTCGCTCGCCGAGGGGGAGCTGTTCCCTCCCAAGGGATCGCCCAATAGCATCGGCCACCGCACAGGTCATCCCGAGACGAGCATCCTCTTCGACAACGCCCACTTCTTCCACGACCGCCAGGTCGAGGTAAGCTACGTCCCCAGGGACGCGAAGTGGGATGCCTACAGACCTTCGTTCGCGGGCGAACGGCTCGGGCGAACCATCGACAGGCTCAAGGCGAAGCAGCCCGTGACGATCGCCGTTAGCGGCGACAGCATCTCCGAGGGATACAACGCATCGGAGTTCACCAAGACACTCCCGTTCCTCCCCCCCTACCCCACGCTGGTCGCGGCCCAGCTCGAGGCGACCTACGGCGCCAAGGTCACGCTCCGCAATTTCGCCGTCGGCGGCTGGTCGTCGGGGCAAGGGCTCAACGACGTCGACAAGCTCCTGAAGTCGAACCCCGACCTGATCGTGATCGCCTACGGGATGAACGACGTCGGCGGGCGTAACCCCAAGGCGTTCCGGGCGAACATCGAAGCCATGCTCAAGCGCATCCATGCGACGAATGCGGAGACCGAAGTCATCCTGGTCGCCACCATGACCGGCAACCCCGACTGGATGGCGACCCCGCCGTCGATGTTCCCCGAGTACCGCGAAGCGCTGGCCTCGCTCGAAGCCCCGGGAGTCGTCCTCGTCGACCTCACTTCAATCTGGAGTCGATTGCTGGCTCGGAAGCATCACCTCGACCTCAACGGCAACGGGGTCAATCACCCCAACGACTATGGCCACCGCGTCTACGCCCAGGCGATCCTCGCCCTCCTGGTCGATCCCGCCCTCTTGGCCGGGAAGACATCGGGAAAACCTTGA
- a CDS encoding SDR family oxidoreductase — protein sequence MPGLVGKVALVTGASRGIGRSIAVRLGREGASVVVNYSGNAQAAGDTVAAVEEAGGKAFAVQADVGRVADVVRLFDEAIGRYGRLDILVNNAGALTNAPIADVTEEEFDRLFAVNVKGVFFACQQAARRMADGGRIINFSSSTTAMMLPTYGAYVATKGAVEQMSRVLAKELGPRGITVNVVSPGPTDTELFSQGKSEQDKQRFAQMAALGRLGRPEDIADVVAWLAGDESRWVTGQNIRANGGLI from the coding sequence ATGCCGGGACTCGTCGGGAAGGTCGCATTGGTGACGGGGGCCTCCCGGGGGATCGGCCGGTCGATCGCCGTTCGCCTGGGTCGGGAGGGGGCCTCGGTCGTCGTCAATTATTCGGGCAACGCCCAGGCAGCAGGCGACACCGTCGCCGCCGTCGAAGAGGCGGGCGGCAAGGCTTTTGCCGTGCAGGCCGACGTGGGCAGGGTCGCTGACGTGGTGCGACTCTTTGACGAGGCGATCGGCCGATACGGCCGGCTCGACATCCTGGTCAACAACGCGGGCGCCCTGACCAACGCGCCCATCGCCGACGTGACCGAGGAAGAGTTCGACCGCCTCTTCGCCGTCAACGTCAAGGGGGTCTTCTTCGCCTGCCAGCAGGCCGCGCGACGGATGGCCGACGGCGGGCGTATCATCAACTTCTCGTCGTCGACCACCGCGATGATGCTGCCGACCTACGGGGCCTACGTCGCCACCAAAGGGGCCGTCGAGCAGATGTCCCGCGTCCTGGCCAAAGAGCTGGGACCTCGCGGGATCACCGTGAACGTCGTCTCCCCCGGCCCGACCGACACCGAGCTGTTCAGCCAGGGGAAGTCCGAGCAGGACAAGCAGCGGTTCGCCCAGATGGCCGCCCTGGGCCGGCTTGGTCGGCCGGAAGACATCGCCGACGTCGTGGCCTGGCTGGCCGGCGACGAGTCTCGCTGGGTGACCGGGCAGAACATCCGCGCCAATGGCGGCCTCATCTGA
- a CDS encoding carbon-nitrogen hydrolase family protein produces MSTSKLVRVAAVQMEPKLGKLGRNLDAILSKLDEAAATGAALIAFPECALTGYGFGSKAEGMDHAETIPGPATNKVAEACARLGVHAVFGLLERDGDRLFNACVLVGPSGLVGSYRKIHLPFLGIDMHVDPGDRPLDVLNAGDVRIGMHICYDAGFPETGRIQTLLGADLLVLPTNWPTHAECAAEHMMPTRAMENVVYAMAINRVGEEAGFRFIGRSSIVDPAGNVLAMAGPDEEVILQADIDPIRARTKRLIRVPGKHEVDRIGDRRPAFYGPLIEPNGRA; encoded by the coding sequence TTGAGCACGTCCAAACTGGTCCGGGTGGCCGCCGTGCAGATGGAGCCGAAGCTGGGCAAGCTCGGCCGCAACCTCGACGCGATCCTCTCGAAGCTCGACGAGGCCGCCGCCACGGGCGCCGCGCTCATCGCGTTCCCCGAGTGCGCCCTCACCGGCTACGGCTTCGGCAGCAAGGCCGAGGGCATGGACCACGCCGAGACCATCCCCGGCCCCGCCACGAACAAGGTCGCCGAGGCCTGCGCCCGCCTAGGAGTTCACGCCGTCTTCGGCCTGCTGGAGCGCGACGGCGACCGACTCTTCAATGCCTGCGTCCTCGTCGGCCCCTCGGGCCTGGTCGGCTCCTATCGCAAGATCCACCTGCCGTTCCTGGGCATCGACATGCACGTCGACCCCGGCGACCGCCCCCTGGACGTGCTTAATGCCGGCGACGTTCGCATCGGCATGCACATCTGCTACGACGCCGGATTCCCCGAGACCGGCCGCATCCAGACGCTCCTGGGCGCAGACCTCCTCGTCCTGCCGACCAACTGGCCCACCCACGCCGAGTGCGCCGCCGAGCACATGATGCCCACCCGGGCGATGGAGAACGTCGTCTACGCGATGGCCATCAACCGGGTCGGCGAAGAAGCCGGCTTCCGCTTCATCGGCCGGAGCTCCATCGTCGACCCCGCCGGCAACGTCCTTGCCATGGCCGGCCCCGACGAAGAGGTCATCCTCCAGGCCGACATCGACCCCATCCGTGCCCGAACCAAGCGCCTCATCCGGGTCCCCGGCAAGCACGAAGTCGACCGCATCGGCGACCGCCGCCCCGCCTTCTACGGCCCGCTCATCGAGCCCAACGGCCGGGCTTGA
- a CDS encoding M81 family metallopeptidase — protein MIRIAVGGLMHESNTFSATPTGLGGFESGGLEVGPGIRDRWGDAHHEVGGFFEGAKSLGFEAVPTLMAWATPSGTVGRDTYEILVDRLLNQIQAAGPLDAVLLALHGAMAVEGLDDADGETLARVRRTIGPDKPLIVTLDLHANVSEQMAAQSNALVAYQTYPHVDQRPRGLKAATLAYRAALGQIRPVQAISKPPMLIHLLAQETGRGPMAALMAQTNILASSAGILDASLLAGFPYADVPACGPTCVVVADGDAALARREASFLGESLWAARATLTAGPPGPAEAVALARQVTARPALLIDLGDNIGGGSAADSTVLLHELIRQDAGPSLVVLHDPAAAQACRDAGVGATVHLEVGGKADTNAPPVFVSGRVETLHDGLYVEEQARHGGIRLNDQGPTAVIRVPAAPGGEHAVVVNSLRHPPFSLGQITSLGLDPHGFDQIVVKAAVAYKAAYVPLGGTVIEVDTPGLTAANPRLFEYHRIRRPILPLDPGTVWTDQVPSK, from the coding sequence ATGATCCGGATCGCCGTCGGCGGCCTCATGCACGAGTCGAACACCTTCTCCGCCACGCCTACCGGCCTCGGCGGCTTCGAGTCGGGCGGGCTCGAAGTCGGCCCGGGCATCCGCGACCGCTGGGGAGACGCACACCACGAGGTCGGCGGCTTCTTCGAGGGCGCGAAGTCCCTCGGCTTCGAGGCCGTCCCGACGCTCATGGCCTGGGCCACACCGTCGGGCACCGTCGGCCGCGACACCTACGAGATCCTCGTCGACAGGCTGCTCAACCAGATCCAGGCCGCGGGCCCCCTCGACGCCGTCCTGCTCGCGCTCCACGGCGCGATGGCCGTGGAAGGGCTGGACGACGCCGACGGCGAGACCCTGGCCCGAGTGCGACGGACGATCGGGCCCGACAAGCCGCTCATCGTCACGCTCGACCTCCATGCCAACGTCTCGGAGCAGATGGCCGCCCAGTCCAACGCCCTCGTCGCCTACCAGACGTACCCGCACGTCGACCAGCGCCCGCGCGGCCTCAAAGCGGCGACCCTGGCCTACCGGGCGGCTCTCGGGCAGATCAGGCCCGTCCAGGCGATCTCCAAGCCCCCGATGCTCATCCACCTGCTCGCCCAGGAGACCGGGCGCGGGCCGATGGCCGCCCTGATGGCGCAGACGAACATCCTCGCGAGTTCGGCCGGGATCCTCGACGCCAGCCTGCTCGCCGGCTTCCCCTACGCCGACGTCCCCGCCTGCGGCCCGACCTGCGTGGTCGTCGCCGACGGCGATGCCGCGCTCGCCCGCCGCGAGGCCAGCTTCCTGGGCGAATCCCTCTGGGCCGCCCGCGCCACCCTCACCGCCGGCCCTCCCGGCCCCGCCGAGGCGGTCGCCCTGGCCAGGCAGGTCACCGCTCGCCCCGCGCTGCTCATCGACCTGGGAGATAACATCGGCGGCGGATCCGCGGCCGACAGCACGGTCCTGCTGCACGAGCTGATCCGCCAGGACGCCGGCCCGAGCCTGGTCGTCCTGCACGACCCCGCGGCCGCGCAGGCCTGCCGCGACGCCGGCGTCGGGGCCACCGTGCACCTGGAAGTCGGTGGCAAGGCCGACACGAATGCCCCCCCCGTGTTCGTCTCCGGCCGGGTCGAGACGCTACACGACGGGCTCTACGTCGAGGAGCAGGCCCGCCACGGCGGGATCCGCCTGAACGACCAGGGGCCGACGGCCGTCATTCGTGTTCCCGCCGCGCCGGGCGGCGAGCATGCCGTCGTGGTCAACTCGCTCAGGCATCCGCCGTTCAGCCTGGGGCAGATCACCAGCCTGGGGCTCGACCCGCACGGCTTCGACCAGATCGTCGTCAAGGCGGCGGTCGCCTACAAGGCGGCCTATGTCCCGCTCGGGGGGACGGTCATCGAGGTCGATACGCCGGGCCTGACCGCCGCCAATCCGAGGCTGTTCGAGTATCATCGGATCCGCCGGCCGATCCTCCCGCTCGACCCCGGCACCGTGTGGACCGACCAAGTTCCTTCGAAGTGA
- a CDS encoding sodium transporter, translating into MPDVDPGRAQPATLVALVLFTLISLGLGVVANMVASRRAGFLQKYFLGNRSLGAFAVALTAAVMSGGTFMGFPALIYTHGWVVGLWIASYMIAPLTVLGVLGKRIGQLSRRTGAITLPDLFRERFGSPTLGLLTSLLVMFFLTCNLVPQFKAGAVILKTVLPSETVNMFVTEDTPATADIGYFLGLAIFSITVIAYTAYGGFLAAVWTDVFQSLVMAVGVMILLPLALWQVGGMEQATTKGMELAGNGFAFGPGAGRDFHTIGLAFSFFVMWAITGMGQPSTMVRLMSFKDSRTLRTSIIYLVFYNIVIYVPLVLIFVAARSILPDLAKPDEVMPRMVIKLANPYIAGLIMAAPYGAVMSTVSGFLLIVASGLVRDVYQRFLRPAATEREVERASYIATVGVGILAAVVAINPPQYLQMIVVFSSSGMAAAFLMPAMLGAFWRRANAAGAIAAMSVGAAVTMGLYVAGFVLKYKYGVDPTIGPQPTGLFVAYYLLGLDPCVWGLGASLAAGVIVSLLTAPLDEERVSLLFDVQPPNAPAPATLDLRHAAEGHAHGASPAV; encoded by the coding sequence ATGCCTGACGTCGATCCCGGGAGGGCCCAGCCCGCGACGCTGGTGGCCCTGGTCCTCTTCACGCTCATCTCGCTCGGCCTGGGCGTGGTGGCCAACATGGTCGCCAGCCGCAGGGCCGGCTTCCTCCAGAAATACTTCCTGGGCAACCGCTCGCTGGGCGCCTTCGCCGTCGCGCTGACGGCGGCCGTCATGAGCGGCGGCACCTTCATGGGCTTCCCCGCGCTGATCTACACCCACGGCTGGGTGGTCGGCCTCTGGATCGCCTCGTACATGATCGCCCCGCTCACCGTGCTGGGCGTGCTGGGCAAGCGCATCGGCCAGCTCTCCAGGCGCACCGGCGCGATTACACTGCCCGACCTCTTCCGCGAGCGGTTCGGCAGCCCCACGCTGGGCCTGCTCACCAGCCTCCTGGTCATGTTCTTCCTCACCTGCAACCTGGTCCCGCAGTTCAAGGCCGGCGCCGTGATCCTCAAGACCGTGCTCCCCTCCGAGACGGTCAACATGTTCGTCACCGAGGACACCCCGGCCACGGCCGACATCGGCTACTTCCTCGGGCTGGCGATCTTCTCCATCACCGTCATCGCCTACACGGCCTACGGCGGGTTCCTCGCGGCGGTCTGGACCGACGTCTTCCAGAGCCTCGTCATGGCCGTGGGGGTGATGATCCTGCTCCCACTTGCGCTGTGGCAGGTGGGGGGCATGGAGCAGGCGACGACCAAGGGGATGGAGCTGGCCGGCAACGGGTTCGCCTTCGGGCCCGGGGCGGGTCGAGACTTCCATACCATCGGTTTAGCCTTCTCGTTCTTCGTCATGTGGGCCATCACCGGCATGGGCCAGCCCTCGACGATGGTCCGCCTGATGTCCTTCAAGGACTCGCGCACGCTCCGCACGTCGATCATCTACCTGGTGTTCTACAACATCGTGATCTACGTGCCGCTCGTGCTCATCTTCGTCGCCGCCAGGAGCATCCTGCCCGACCTGGCCAAGCCCGACGAGGTGATGCCGCGGATGGTCATCAAGCTGGCCAACCCCTACATCGCCGGCCTGATCATGGCCGCCCCCTACGGGGCCGTCATGAGCACCGTCAGCGGGTTCCTGCTCATCGTCGCCTCGGGCCTGGTGCGCGACGTCTACCAGCGGTTCCTTCGCCCCGCGGCGACGGAGCGCGAGGTCGAGCGGGCGAGCTACATCGCCACCGTCGGCGTCGGCATCCTGGCCGCCGTCGTCGCGATCAATCCCCCGCAGTACCTGCAAATGATCGTGGTCTTCTCCTCCAGCGGGATGGCCGCGGCCTTCCTGATGCCCGCGATGCTGGGGGCCTTCTGGCGCAGGGCCAACGCCGCCGGCGCGATCGCCGCGATGTCGGTGGGCGCCGCCGTCACCATGGGCCTCTACGTCGCCGGCTTCGTGCTGAAATATAAGTACGGAGTCGACCCGACGATCGGCCCCCAGCCCACCGGCCTGTTCGTGGCCTATTACCTGCTGGGCCTCGACCCCTGCGTCTGGGGCCTGGGCGCATCGCTCGCCGCGGGTGTCATCGTCAGCCTGCTGACGGCCCCCCTCGACGAGGAACGCGTCTCGCTGCTCTTCGATGTCCAGCCCCCCAATGCGCCGGCCCCGGCGACGTTGGACCTGAGGCACGCCGCGGAAGGCCACGCCCACGGCGCGAGCCCGGCCGTCTGA
- a CDS encoding DUF997 family protein: MAESTDPVLKNARREAIWIGLAWLAATIYCCTYSYLFGYNTATRTLGPADVKPIWGIPSWAFWGWIVPWLVCGVFTVWFAGFVMKDDDLGVDHSAELEADIREGAVDA; the protein is encoded by the coding sequence TTGGCCGAGTCGACCGATCCCGTGCTGAAGAACGCGCGCAGGGAGGCCATCTGGATCGGCCTCGCCTGGCTCGCGGCCACGATCTATTGCTGCACTTATTCGTATCTTTTCGGCTATAACACCGCCACCCGCACGCTGGGCCCGGCCGACGTCAAGCCCATCTGGGGGATCCCCTCGTGGGCCTTCTGGGGTTGGATCGTCCCCTGGCTGGTCTGCGGCGTGTTCACCGTCTGGTTCGCCGGTTTCGTCATGAAGGACGATGATTTGGGCGTCGACCATTCCGCGGAGCTCGAGGCGGACATCCGCGAGGGGGCCGTCGATGCCTGA